From the genome of Clostridiaceae bacterium:
CGCTTTCCAGCGCTTTTAAAAAAGGTCTTCCTTCGCTGAACCCAATAGCCTCATATCCGTTGGATTTAAGTGCATATATAATAAGCTCCCGTATGCTTCTGTCGTCCTCTACACAATAGATCATTTTTCAACCTCGCTAATATGCTTGCCGGTAATGGAAAATACAACCCATTCGGCAATATTTGTAGCATGATCGCCTATCCGTTCAAAATATTTGGCAATCATCATCAGGTCAATAGCAAATTCACCGTTATTGGTGTCTTCATTAATCAGCCTGATCATATCAGCCTTCACATCATTAAACAGATTATCAACTACATCATCGTAATCTATCACAGCCCTGGCAAGATCCAAATCCTGTCGAACATAAGCGTCGATACTGTCCGTAACCATTTTTATCGTAGCCTTTGCCATGTCTACAATGTGATTTGTGTTCTCTGCATCCTTTATATTGGCAAGCATAGTTATTTCCGATATATCTGCAGCCTGGTCCCCGATTCGTTCCATATCTGTAATCATCTTCAGGGCAGATGAAATCTGGCGCAAATCTCTGGCAACAGGCTGCTGCTGGAGAAGCAACTTGAGGCACAGGCTTTCAATCTCCCTTTCTTTCTGGTCTATTTCCTGATCTGCTGCAATTGCCTTTTTGGCAAGTTCTATATCTCCGTCTATCAGCGCTTTTGTCGCATTTGCTATGGCTCCTTCACACAAGGCGCCCATCTGTATCATCTGTTTTTTTAAAAGCTCCAGCTGCTCATCGAATTTATTCCTCATTACCCAAACCTCCCGGTTATATAATCCTCAGTCCGTTTATCCTTTGGCATGGAGAACAGCTCCTCTGCTCTTGAATATTCTATGACTTCGCCGTGCAGGAAAAAGGCGGTTGAATCTGCAATACGTACAGCTTGCTGCATATTATGGGTAACTATAATAATAGTATAGTCTTCTTTCAATTCAACAGCAAGGTCTTCGATTTTGGATGTTGAGATGGGATCAAGGGCTGATGTCGGTTCATCCATCAACAGGACTTCAGGCTGTACAGCCAACGCTCTTGCAATGCAAAGCCTCTGCTGCTGGCCGCCTGAGAGCTCCAAAGCGCTCTTTTTCAGGCGATCCTTTAATTCATCCCATATTGCAGCCTGCCGCAGGGATCTCTCTACCACATCATCCAGCTTGATCTTTGATCGGATGCCGTGGGTACGAGGCCCGAATGCCACATTGTCATAAACACTCATAGGAAAAGGATTAGGCTTTTGAAAAACCATTCCCACCCGTTTCCGCAGCAGGTTTATGTCCATATCACCGTAAATGTTTTCGCCGTCCAGCAAGACTTCGCCTGTTATCCGGCAGCCTTCAACAAGGTCATTCATTCGGTTCAGGCATTTCAGAAGGGTAGATTTTCCGCAGCCTGACGGCCCGATAAAGGCTGTTATTTCGTTTTTTTTGATATTCAGATTGACCTTCTTCAATGCCTGAAAATCGCCATAATACAAATCCAGATTCTCTATACGAATTTTGTCCATATCTTATCCTTTCTACTCCATTTCTTCCAGCAGCCAGAGCCTGGTATCCAGCACGTGGTATCTAATATGCAGTCAAGCATTACCCAGTACCTGACACCTTTCTCCTAATATCTGGCACCTGGTTCTTAGGATTTTGTCAGTTTTTTTGCTATATATCCTGAGAACCAGTTAATCAATACAACAATAAATAACAGTATTACAGCCGTTGCATAAGACTGGTTTACATACAACCCTTCGCTGGTAAGAGCGTACATGTGAACCGATAGCGTGCGGGTAGAATCAAACAGAAAGTCCCTGCCCTTTGGTATTTCAGCTACGGTTCCGGCAGTATAGATCAGTGCCGCGCTCTCTCCGACAATCCTTCCAATGCCCAGGATGACACCGGCCAAAATACCAGGCATTGCAGAGGGCAAAACAATTCTAAACACAGTCCTGAGCTTGCCTGCTCCCAGCCCGTAACTGCCTTCCCGGTACGAATCGGGAACAGCTTTTAATGCTTCCTCAGCGGTACGCATGACAAGCGGCAGAATCATAATTGCCAATGTGCATGCACCTGCCAGGAGAGACATTCCCCAGCCAAGAGCAGTTACAAAAAACAGCAATCCAAACAAGCCGTAAACGATTGACGGAATCCCTGACAGTGTCTCGGCAGTAATTCTGATTATGCCAACCAGCCTTTTGCCTCTTTTCGCATACTCAACCAGATAGATGGCAGAAAAAATTCCTATAGGCGCTGCAATCAGAAGCGAGATTAACGTCATGATAACAGTATTTATCAAAGCCGGCATAAGTGACATATTCAAGGTGTTGTATTCCCACTGAAACAGCTCAGGCTTGATATTAGGTATCCCTCTTATCATGATATACCCAATCAAAAAAAGCAAAATACCTATGGTAAGAATTGTTGATACTAACACCAGGAGGAACAGGGCCAGCGACAGGGGGCTGCGTTTATAGGCCTTGAGCTTTTGCCCGAATGATCGCTTGTTTATGCATTCCATCAGCCAGTCCTCCTTTTAAGCAGTGACAATAATAAATTTATAATAAGAATAAATACAAACAGCACAACAGCTGTCGCAATCAGGGCCTCCCTGTGCAGTTCCGCAGCATAGCCCATTTCAATGATTATGTTGGCTGTAAGTGTCCTGACGCCTTTCAGCAATCCGGCAGGCATTCGTGCCTGGTTTCCTGCAACCATGATGACTGCCATGGTCTCTCCGATGGCTCTGCCTATACCCAGGACCACAGCAGCCATGATGCCGGATTTTGCAGCCGGAAGCATTACAAAAAATATGCTCCTTTCATGGCTCGCCCCAAGTGCCAGTCCGCCTTCATAATAGCTTTGAGGGACCGCTCTGATTGCTGATTCGCTTACACCTGCAATCGTAGGCAAAATCATGATGCCCAGGAGAATGGATGCCGTCAACATGCTGCTACCGGTGCCCCCAAAGGTATCACGGATAAAAGGAACTATGACTACAAGTCCGAAAAACCCGTATACAATGGAAGGAATCCCTGCGAGCAGGTTTATTGCAGGTTTTAAGATGCGGTACAGCCTTTTTGGGCAGTACCTGGCCATGAATACAGCTGTCAAAATCCCTATGGGTACTCCAATCACTGCAGCGCCGGCTGTTACATAGATACTTCCCAATATCATGGGTAAAATTCCAAAAGAAGGAGGTGTATTATTAGGTTTCCAGGTTGTGCCCAGCAGAAAATCAAATATTCCGATTTTCGCCATAGCAGGTATGCCGTTTATAAACAGAAATAAACAAATAAGTGCAACAGCCAGAATGGATGTGCATGCTGCTGCAAAAAATATTGCTTTCATTATGCTTTCTTTATATTTTGTCATAGATACTTAACCCCTTAAAAGCCTGTATACGCACCTGATCTGGCAAAATACCCTGCCAGTTTATTTTGGCTTACTTAGCAACCTCATTCCAGGAGGTAATTTCCCCTTTGAAAATACCTTTAATTTGGTCACTTGTCAGATTACTTACCGGGTTTTCCTTATTTACAATGACAGCAAGTCCATCCATAGCTATAACTGTTGGTTTCAAGCTTTTCAATTCACTCTCCTTCAACTCTCTGGATGCCATGCCGATATCACAGGTTCCTTCCATCGCTGAATTCATGCCTGTTGTGGAATCACTGAGCTGTATTTCAATTTCAGCATTGGTGTTCAGCTTCAAATAAGCCTCTTTTAGCTTCTCCATGACCGGAGTTACAGACGAGGATCCCGCAACCACTATTTTGCCGGAAGGCTTGGTGCCGCTGTAAGGCCCTTCTTCTGAAGCAGCAATATAGCCATTGTCTTCAACTACCTTTTGTCCGTCACTGCTGAGGATAAAGCTGATAAAATCCTGAGCCAGTTCGCTGATGTCTTCCTTGGTTGCAATATTAAAAGGCCTGAATACTTTGTAAGCATTGTTTTTTATATTTTCAACGGTGGGTTCTGTTCCATCAATCTTAACTGCTTTGACGGTATCATTTAATGAACCTAAGGAGATATACCCAATGGAGTTCTTATTGCCAGCTACTGTGGTCATTACGATTGAAGTACTGTTTACAACAGTTGCCTCGTCTGTCGTATTATCTACCTTGTTTCCGTTTGCATCCTTTTCTTCAATTCCAAATAGTTCAATAAATGCTCCTCTGGTGCCCGATCCATCTTCCCGGGAAACAACTACAATGTCATTGCTGCCTCCGCCTGCACAGCCTGTGAAGAGGATTGTCAGCATGATTAAGGCTAACACAAGTCTTATATTCTTTTTCATTCCGTTTTTTCTCTCCTTTTCTTTCTCTGTATCTTTTTCCTTAACAACTCAAATATTACAGTAAAGAAGTTAAAGGTAGATGCAGGTTTAGGTTAAATTCTTGTAAAATATCAAAATATATATCCTTTCATATAATCAATCTAATGACCTTCCTTGGGGACTCTGCTTTCGCTGAAGTTAACATCCATGAATCCTGCCTCTACTGTAAAATTTTATTTGGAGGTGGACTAATAATAGATGGATTACTGAAAACATTTTAGTACTTTTCTGCTTATAAAATACTTGTCACTGATAATACTAATTTTATAAATAAAAAGAGAATGCCAGCCTATCCCGACATCCTCTCATCATTGCCCAATCTTAAATTTACCTTACACTGCGTAATATAGCCATCGTAAAAACTACTTGATTTGGAATTGGTGATATAATTATTTACGCTTTAGTCTGCCTTTTAGCTCCTTTACTTTTGTTTCAATTGTTGAAATTACCTTTTTAAACTCCTCATCACTTTTTTCCCAGTGGGATCATCTAAGCCCCAATCTTCTCTATGTTTGCAGGGAAGATAAGGGCATTACACATTGCACCCCATTGTAATAACAATATCTACCGGAGGGATATCATCAAGCAGCTTTGAATGTTGGGTTTTCTCCATATCTATATCATATAGCTCTTTCATTAGACGCACAGCGTCCTGATTAATTCTGGGTTTTGTTTCTGTACCAGCAGAGTAGCTTTCAAATATATATCCTGCAAGATGCTTACCAAGTGCCTCAGCTATCTGGCTTCGACAA
Proteins encoded in this window:
- the pstA gene encoding phosphate ABC transporter permease PstA, with the protein product MECINKRSFGQKLKAYKRSPLSLALFLLVLVSTILTIGILLFLIGYIMIRGIPNIKPELFQWEYNTLNMSLMPALINTVIMTLISLLIAAPIGIFSAIYLVEYAKRGKRLVGIIRITAETLSGIPSIVYGLFGLLFFVTALGWGMSLLAGACTLAIMILPLVMRTAEEALKAVPDSYREGSYGLGAGKLRTVFRIVLPSAMPGILAGVILGIGRIVGESAALIYTAGTVAEIPKGRDFLFDSTRTLSVHMYALTSEGLYVNQSYATAVILLFIVVLINWFSGYIAKKLTKS
- the pstC gene encoding phosphate ABC transporter permease subunit PstC, with the protein product MTKYKESIMKAIFFAAACTSILAVALICLFLFINGIPAMAKIGIFDFLLGTTWKPNNTPPSFGILPMILGSIYVTAGAAVIGVPIGILTAVFMARYCPKRLYRILKPAINLLAGIPSIVYGFFGLVVIVPFIRDTFGGTGSSMLTASILLGIMILPTIAGVSESAIRAVPQSYYEGGLALGASHERSIFFVMLPAAKSGIMAAVVLGIGRAIGETMAVIMVAGNQARMPAGLLKGVRTLTANIIIEMGYAAELHREALIATAVVLFVFILIINLLLSLLKRRTG
- a CDS encoding phosphate ABC transporter substrate-binding protein, encoding MKKNIRLVLALIMLTILFTGCAGGGSNDIVVVSREDGSGTRGAFIELFGIEEKDANGNKVDNTTDEATVVNSTSIVMTTVAGNKNSIGYISLGSLNDTVKAVKIDGTEPTVENIKNNAYKVFRPFNIATKEDISELAQDFISFILSSDGQKVVEDNGYIAASEEGPYSGTKPSGKIVVAGSSSVTPVMEKLKEAYLKLNTNAEIEIQLSDSTTGMNSAMEGTCDIGMASRELKESELKSLKPTVIAMDGLAVIVNKENPVSNLTSDQIKGIFKGEITSWNEVAK
- the pstB gene encoding phosphate ABC transporter ATP-binding protein; this translates as MDKIRIENLDLYYGDFQALKKVNLNIKKNEITAFIGPSGCGKSTLLKCLNRMNDLVEGCRITGEVLLDGENIYGDMDINLLRKRVGMVFQKPNPFPMSVYDNVAFGPRTHGIRSKIKLDDVVERSLRQAAIWDELKDRLKKSALELSGGQQQRLCIARALAVQPEVLLMDEPTSALDPISTSKIEDLAVELKEDYTIIIVTHNMQQAVRIADSTAFFLHGEVIEYSRAEELFSMPKDKRTEDYITGRFG
- the phoU gene encoding phosphate signaling complex protein PhoU; this translates as MRNKFDEQLELLKKQMIQMGALCEGAIANATKALIDGDIELAKKAIAADQEIDQKEREIESLCLKLLLQQQPVARDLRQISSALKMITDMERIGDQAADISEITMLANIKDAENTNHIVDMAKATIKMVTDSIDAYVRQDLDLARAVIDYDDVVDNLFNDVKADMIRLINEDTNNGEFAIDLMMIAKYFERIGDHATNIAEWVVFSITGKHISEVEK